The window TGGAAGGGTATTATCTGGCCAAGAGGGAATTGTTTACCCGCTACCTGAAGAAAGCGGGCGCCGCGGTTATTCTGGGCGAGATTTCTCAGGGGAAGGGTGAAGGAGCCGAATGGGGTCTCCGGCTTAAGGATGATCTGCTTGCCGGGAATGATTTCGGTCCCGGGGAAAAATCCCCCCACCGGCTTGTCAACTGCGGGGTTGAGAAGGGAGAGGTGTATTTTTCCGCCCTGGAAATGAACCTTGCGGGAATAACCGGCGAACTGTCAGGACCGGGCGGACGAGCGGGTTTCAAGACCTCTTTGACCGGCCGGTTCAATCTTGAAAACATTGTCGTTGCGGCGGGAGCCGGGTTCGCCTTAGGACTTGAGGCGGAGGAAATATGCAGGGGAATCAGCATGACCGGACAGGTGCCGGGACGGCTGGAGAAGGTTGGCGACGGCACAAAATGCAGGGTTTTCGTTGATTATGCCCACACCCCGGATGCGCTGGTCAACGTGCTCGAGACCCTGAAATATCTTGGCAACAGCCGGCTTGTTGTGGTATTTGGCTGCGGCGGCGACCGCGATCGCGGCAAGAGGCCATTAATGGGCAGGGATGCTGCCAGCCACGCCGAAGTCGTTATCATTACCTCCGATAATCCGCGAAGCGAGGAGCCGCTCGCCATTATGAAGGAAATTGAGCAGGGAATCATCAATGACGGCGTCCCACTGATGAAGAAAAAAAGCGGTGAGACTTTGCTGCGCGAAGGTTTGCGGGGTTACGACATGATTGAATCGAGAAAAGAGGCCATTGAGGTGGTGATCGCCAATTGCCGCCCCGATGATGTGGTGCTGATCAGCGGCAAGGGCCATGAAGATTATCAGATCATCGGCGACCTGAAGATGCATTTTGACGATCGGCAGGAGGCACTGCGATGCCTGGCCCTGAAATATTGAGTTGAAAAGCTGGAGAAGGATTGGGCAGTCAGATGCAGAAGAATACAGAACAATACGGCTTCGGTTACGGTTTCAATACCTCCCAGGATATGGCCTGGACCCTTGCCCAGGTGGTTGCGGCCACCGGGGGCAGCCTGGAATCCGGAGATGGAGGGGTTGTCTTCCGCAGCATTTCCACGGATACCAGGAAGCTGGAAACCGGAGATCTTTTCGTGGCCCTGAGCGGTGAGAATTTTGACGGCGAGGCATTTGCGGAAGATGCAGTGCGGTCAGG of the Pseudomonadota bacterium genome contains:
- a CDS encoding UDP-N-acetylmuramoyl-L-alanyl-D-glutamate--2,6-diaminopimelate ligase; the encoded protein is MITSAADSRKLPFLEDVVQGLGIALVPGVAGIQLKGITADSRRVLPGFLFVAIEGGRSDGHDFLVSAVNQGCAALLVQSDRAERAAGLGVPVLVARDPRKTFAGLVAAFYGHPERELVMIGVTGTNGKTTTCYILESILKAAGFSPGVIGTVSYRYQGFEKKASLTTPEPEELFRLFRDMVDEGVTHLLMEVSSHSLIQSRLVGVLFDVAVFTNLSRDHLDFHGEMEGYYLAKRELFTRYLKKAGAAVILGEISQGKGEGAEWGLRLKDDLLAGNDFGPGEKSPHRLVNCGVEKGEVYFSALEMNLAGITGELSGPGGRAGFKTSLTGRFNLENIVVAAGAGFALGLEAEEICRGISMTGQVPGRLEKVGDGTKCRVFVDYAHTPDALVNVLETLKYLGNSRLVVVFGCGGDRDRGKRPLMGRDAASHAEVVIITSDNPRSEEPLAIMKEIEQGIINDGVPLMKKKSGETLLREGLRGYDMIESRKEAIEVVIANCRPDDVVLISGKGHEDYQIIGDLKMHFDDRQEALRCLALKY